Proteins from one Malaya genurostris strain Urasoe2022 chromosome 2, Malgen_1.1, whole genome shotgun sequence genomic window:
- the LOC131428513 gene encoding N-glycosylase/DNA lyase, with product MAGTQWYKVPCLARNLQLKTTLTGGQSFRWKQHDRAEDEFIGVFANIVWILKQTKTDLMYQIVGELPYPNANNRDVTKSVDGIKESKSSSINHNLAHIRLKIVEPERYSSNSHLLYPLTYYEQLLRIYFRLDVDLAQYYRQWNQSHTHFENSAGQFYAVRQLNQDPVENLFSFICSQNNNISRISGLVEKLCSNYGEKICVYQGITYYNFPGAQSLALAQVESDLREMSFGYRAKYIQKSAEEILAKGNLSWFQQLQKLPYKDAHKELLTLTGIGPKVADCICLMSLNHLQAIPVDTHVFQIARNYLPHLGRGKNITGKMYVEIGDKFRDIYGPLAGWAQTVLFCADLRQFKENVKSEGDKSPPSTVDNTKNQKPNKKMKC from the exons ATGGCTGGTACACAGTGGTATAAAGTTCCGTGTTTAGCCAGAAACCTTCAGCTAAAGACGACACTTACCGGTGGTCAAAGTTTTCG CTGGAAACAACACGATAGAGCTGAGGATGAATTTATCGGAGTTTTTGCAAACATAGTTTGGATTCTGAAGCAAACCAAGACCGATTTGATGTATCAGATAGTCGGGGAACTTCCGTATCCGAACGCTAATAATCGCGACGTGACGAAATCAGTTGATGGAATCAAGGAATCGAAGTCCTCGTCAATTAACCACAATTTAGCCcacattcgattgaaaattgtTGAACCAGAGCGGTACTCATCGAATAGTCACTTGCTGTACCCTCTAACATACTACGAACAGCTGCTTCGTATCTATTTCCGATTGGACGTAGATCTGGCTCAATACTATCGCCAGTGGAATCAAAGTCACACTCACTTTGAGAACAGCGCTGGCCAATTTTATGCGGTTCGTCAATTGAATCAAGATCCTGTTGAGAACttgttttcatttatttgcAGTCAAAACAATAACATTTCAAG GATATCTGGTCTGGTAGAGAAACTATGCTCGAACTATGGAGAGAAAATATGCGTTTACCAAGGGATAACATACTACAATTTTCCCGGTGCTCAATCGTTGGCTCTGGCCCAGGTTGAGTCTGATCTACGTGAAATGAGTTTTGGCTATCGAGCAAAATACATTCAGAAATCGGCAGAGGAAATTCTAGCCAAGGGCAACCTTTCCTGGTTTCAACAGCTACAAAAGCTTCCCTATAAGGATGCCCACAAAGAGTTGCTCACACTGACGGGAATCGGACCGAAGGTCGCTGATTGCATTTGTCTGATGTCACTGAACCACCTGCAGGCAATTCCGGTCGATACACACGTTTTTCAGATTGCTAGGAATTATTTACCGCACCTGGGCAGGGGAAAGAACATCACGGGAAAAATGTACGTTGAAATCGGTGATAAGTTTCGGGATATCTATGGGCCGCTGGCTGGATGGGCTCAGACGGTGCTTTTTTGTGCCGATCTGAGGCAGTTCAAAGAAAACGTTAAATCGGAAGGTGACAAGAGCCCACCATCGACGGTGGACAATACGAAGAATCAGaagccgaacaagaaaatgaaatgttag
- the LOC131428635 gene encoding uncharacterized protein LOC131428635 — protein MVQHECFTSEISALKANKHVSNQSKLRFLHPELHDGLIRVGGRLQNADIHVNARNPLVLPSRHPLTRLIAETIHRQQLHCGPQQLLVTMHQRFWPLRGRDLVRSVVHSCVTCVKARPRQLSQLMGSLPAVRVTQSHAFENVEIDFAGPFYLRRSSPRAAPSKSYVAVFVCMATKAAHLELVSELTTAAFIGCFRRFIARRGRPKNVYCDNAKNFVGADREIRRLFLSQQHRHAISSEASAQLIQFHFIPARSPNFGGLWEACVKSMKQHLRRVIGTACLTQEAFVTVLTQVESCLNSRPVTPISTDPNDMQVLTPGHFLIGRALNALPEPDYTLIPENRLRMWERIQRCTQHFWQRWHHEYLTSLQKRYKWSKFTRNLAIGSIVLLQEESLPVLKWSIGRVLDVHPDESGIVRVASVRLPSGIVTRRSISRLCLLPIEVDPAQLPDTAKNSSHNSTEST, from the coding sequence ATGGTCCAGCACGAATGTTTTACTTCCGAAATCTCTGCATTGAAGGCTAATAAACATGTGTCCAACCAATCCAAATTGCGATTCCTCCATCCCGAGTTGCACGATGGACTAATTCGTGTTGGTGGCCGGCTTCAAAATGCAGATATCCACGTTAATGCTAGGAACCCCCTCGTCTTGCCATCAAGACATCCGCTAACTCGCTTGATCGCGGAAACAATTCATCGACAGCAATTACACTGTGGTCCTCAACAGCTGTTAGTGACGATGCATCAACGTTTCTGGCCACTGCGCGGTCGAGACCTTGTACGTAGCGTGGTTCATTCCTGTGTAACATGTGTTAAGGCTCGACCACGTCAGCTTTCGCAACTTATGGGATCTTTGCCTGCCGTTCGAGTTACACAATCTCACGCATTCGAAAATGTTGAGATTGATTTTGCAGGACCGTTCTATCTTCGACGCTCAAGCCCTCGTGCCGCTCCGTCGAAATCGTACGTGGCAGTTTTCGTCTGCATGGCAACGAAAGCGGCGCATTTGGAACTTGTCAGCGAGTTAACTACAGCAGCGTTCATCGGATGTTTTCGTCGATTTATTGCTAGACGTGGTCGACCAAAAAATGTGTACTGTGACAATGCAAAAAACTTTGTTGGTGCCGACCGTGAAATACGACGTTTATTTCTCTCGCAGCAGCATCGACACGCCATCAGTAGTGAAGCTTCTGCTCAACTAATTCAGTTTCATTTCATCCCTGCTCGCTCACCAAACTTTGGCGGACTTTGGGAGGCctgtgtcaaatcgatgaaacaGCATCTTCGTCGTGTTATCGGAACTGCATGCCTAACCCAAGAAGCATTCGTTACCGTTTTAACACAAGTTGAGAGTTGTTTGAACTCAAGGCCTGTTACGCCAATCTCGACGGACCCAAATGACATGCAAGTGTTGACACCAGGTCATTTTTTAATTGGGCGAGCACTCAACGCATTGCCAGAACCCGATTACACGCTGATACCAGAAAACCGGTTGCGAATGTGGGAACGCATCCAACGTTGCACACAACATTTCTGGCAGAGATGGCATCATGAGTACCTAACATCCCTTCAAAAGCGATACAAGTGGTCCAAATTCACTCGTAATCTTGCTATTGGCTCAATCGTACTACTACAGGAAGAGTCTCTCCCGGTGTTGAAATGGTCgatcggaagagttttagacgtaCATCCAGACGAAAGCGGAATAGTTCGTGTTGCATCGGTTCGGTTGCCTTCTGGAATTGTTACCAGGAGGTCAATTTCGAGACTTTGTTTGCTACCCATTGAAGTTGATCCAGCGCAACTGCCAGACACAGCAAAGAACTCATCACATAATTCCACAGAGTCGACCTGA